The nucleotide window CAAGCTGTTAACATATTAAGTATATGGGATTTGAAGCCTCTAAAACCCACTCAACAATAATTCTCTTCTTCAGCACCAATCAAGAGGAAATTTGCTTAGATGGAATTAAATGTAAATTGCTCTGAAAGAGGAAACTCTCCTCTGGCAGACAGAAAATAAGCGAGAAACCCCGGGAAGTGACAGCCTGGGACACCTGCCCCGCACGGCGCTAGGGGGGACACGGGTCCGGTCCCACTCCGGTCCCCACGCCCACAAGCCCTCGTGCCCCCCCACCCCGTCCGGGCCCCCCCTCCTCTCGGTTTGGTGACAGCGGCTGAAACAAGCCTGGAGTTGCGGTGCGGGAAGCAGCAGGTAAGAAATAGGAGGCTGTGGCAACCCGATCCGCGGCAGCAATTACGGTCCTAACTCCGCGACCCATCTGCCAGCGGCCCCCACCTCGGccgaaaggaagaaagaagaagggcTGGAGCGGAGCATCGCGGCTGGGGACACGGCACGGCTCAGGTCCTTCCTCCGCCCCACGCTTGTCCGCAAGGCTGTGTCCTTCCAGGCACGCCCCCGGGGtcagccccagctcctgtcACCTGCCTGCGCTCCGGGGCACCGAGGGGACAGGCGGACACGGAGGTCGTAGGGCGGGCGGGGCGCATCCTCCGCAGCGAAGGATGCCGGGCGCTTGAGCCAGGGACCGGGGAGCATCTCTTCCTCCGTTTCCCGTAGCTCCTTGGTGCTCGCATAGCAGCTCTCGGCTGCAAACTTATTGTCGTGCAACAGCGACGGGGCCTCTGTGACCCAGGGGGGCATCGGCCCAGTCACAGAGCTGAGGGCAAGAATGTCTACCTCTACCCCACTCACTACCCCTTCCTACTCGGAGCTCCAACCCCCTTCTTCCTGTCCTTAGTTCCCCGCAAATGGGTTTCATGGGCCGAGGGGATCGGGAGGAGACATGGCCTTTTGCAGGCTGATACCCAAATAGCGGGAGCCAAGCCTCCCTGCCTCACTGGAGTCTTCTCTCCACTACTAAGACCCAGgacttccttcctccctcctcgaCCCCGAAGAAGGGCAGTGCTGGGCCGCGGGAGTGGAGGCCACCCCATTAGCCCCTCTGCCGGTAGTCACAGAGGGACCCTTGGCTGCTCCCAGGGATTTCCGTAGCGGCTTCTCAGTCACCAGCCAGCGAAAGGAACAGGAGCTTGTTCTGTCGGGTGGTAGGACAGAGTGAACACAGAAAGCTCTTCATTCACCACtgcccctttttctttccccaaccCCCTCCACGCTAAAGTACAAACAACTCGGGCGTTGGAGGTGCCCATCCAGAATACGGCCTCCAAGTTTCACTTAAATATATTGGGAACACATCTGTTTAGGTACATATATAGCTATACACAGTCTGTGTGCCACATATTTCTTCGTGTATCAATATCGATCCTGTGTTTTCCCCTGTTTGTGTTGTGCCTGTATGTTTAAGGACAGAGAAGTTATACCTGATGTATATGCACCTTACTATATTTCTATCTCTAAATAGTGCTTTGTACTTAAACGCCACTCCCTCCTTCtacctctttttccttctttcccccagtcctatgtTTTGATTCATCCTTTCGATCACAAGCACTCGCACAATTTGGCCCGGGTGATTCCTGTATCCCCATGCGTTGCTCTCACCACCTGCTTGTCACAAGTTCCCTGCTCATTTGTTTACTGTGTTTTGCAAAAGCTCACAGCTACCCGACCTTGTTCTTTAACGCAGTGAGCAGGCTAGGAGCagtccccaggagcagagcagccatcTCCCTccttcaaacacacacacacccacgcATAAAACTAGCTCGGGCTGGAAAGTGGCAAGGAAAAAACCAGCTTCCCCTCCAGCCGTTTCTTCTGCAGCACCTCGTTTGACAAACACCCCGGCGCTTGCCCCTGAATTGGGTTTCACATTCCTATTTAGCACTTGGACAATGATTTTAGATGATGTCACTTAAAGCCAAACAAGAAAATTGATCTCAGATTTGCCTGGCCTCTAAAGCCTGGTTAAGCAGAttgcaaataataataataaaagagagagagagagagagagagaggaggcagagtggagaggcaagaaggaggaagagacacCTCCTTCCCTGGGCGGGGGAGGCGCGGGCGCCAATGAAAAGTAGCCGCTTAccgggggggaaaaaaacttttcctgtTGACTGTTGGAAGCGAATTGAGCAATTATCTAGTTTACCTTCTCCTCTTGGAAGTTAACGATTGGCGAGATCTTGGCTGCGTTATTGACACAACACTTTCTATTGACAGAAATAAGTAGCGATTGTCCCGAGTCATTGGTGCGCCAAAGTAAACTGTGATGGGCTGGCATGAGTCCACTGGACTGAGAAGGCTGGTTCCGCCGGAGGAGGCTGTGGTGAAGGTGGCTACAGGGATGCTGGTCTCCCTCCTTGCAGATCAgtaacaagacaaggggcaaagaGTGAGaggtaagaaaggaaaagaaaagaaaagaaaagaaaagaaaagaaaagaaaagaaaagaaaagaaaagaaaagaaaagaaaagaaaagaaaagaaaagaaaagaaaagaaaagaaaagaaaagaaaagaaaagaaaagagaaaagaagaaaagaaaagagaaaagaagagaaaaggaaagaaaaggaaagcaaaggaaagaaaaggaaagaaaagaaaaaggaaagacaagaaaagaaaaggaaagaaaagagaaaaggaaagaaaagaaaaaagaaaagagaaaagaaaaaaagaaaagaaagaaaagaaaaaggaaagaaaagaaaaaagaaaagaaaagaaaagaaaaagaaaaaaaaaagaaaaagaaaagaaaagaaaaaagaaaagaaaagaaaagaaaagaaaagaaaacaaaacaacagaaaacaaaacaaaacaaaagaaaagaaaacaaaagaaaagaaaagaaaagaaaagaaaagaaaagaaaagaaaagaaaaaaaaagaaaagaaaagaaaagaaaagaaaagaaaagagtaaaaggaaaggaaataaaagaggaaaggaaaggaaaggaaagaaaaggaaagaaagaggaaaaaaaaaaaaaaagaggcctCTACCAAAGCGGCTCAAATCGGGCGAACAAATGCAATCCAGCCATGGACAATAGTGGCCACCATACGGCGACCAAAGTCCTAGCGACTTCTCCGGCCAGAGAAAGCCTGTCTTCCAGGAGCAACATGATCAGCTCGCCCAAGCCTCTCGCCTTCTCCATTGAGCGCATCATGGCGCGGACACCAGAGCCCCGCTCCATCCCCGTCCCGCAGGTCCTTCACAGCTCCGTGGCCAAAGGCGACCCCAAGCACCCGCTGCACCTCAACTCCTCCATCCCCTGCATGATCCCCTTTGTCCCGGTGGCTTACGACCCTCTGCCCAAAGCGGCGGTGGCCGGAGCGGAACCCAGGAAGGCTCATTCAGACTCTTCTTCCTCGCCCTCTTTTAACTGCGGCGATCTCTTGAACTGTGCCCTGAGCTTGAAAGGAGATTTCCCCCGCGATGCCCTGCCCTTACAGCAGTACAAACTGGTAAGACCCCGAGTGGTCAATCACTCCTCCTTCCACGCCATGGGAGCCCTGTGCTATTTCAACCGAGGCGACAGCCCCTGTCATCCATCCTCCAGTGTCAACATCCACCCCGTGGCTTCTTATTTCCTCAGCTCTCCCTTACACCCTCAGCCCAAGGCTTACCTGGCGGAGCGGAACAAGCTGGTGCTGCCGGCCGTGGAAAAGTACCCTGCGGGGGTGGCCTTCAAGGACTTGTCAcaggctcagctgcagcattACATGAAAGAAAGTGCCCAGATCCTCTCGGAAAAAATCGCCTACAAGAACTCGGAGTTCAGTCGCAGCTCTCCGAGCAGCAAGCCCAAAGTTTTCACGTGTGAAGTTTGTGGAAAGGCAAGTAGAGCCGCAGCTcgcctccctccccctgctccctccgGCTTTTTAAAACGACGGCTTCACCTGGGCGCTATCACCTTCTAACcgcattttgtgtgtgtgtgtgtgtgtatgtgtatgtcTAATTTCACTCTGAAGGTATTTAATGCACATTATAACTTAACTCGCCATATGCCGGTACACACCGGAGCCAGACCCTTTGTTTGCAAAGTTTGCGGGAAGGGCTTCAGACAGGCGAGCACGCTCTGCCGGCACAAGATCATCCACACCCAGGTGAGCCTCTATCTCTCCTTGTCCTTCGATCACAGGTTTTGGGGCGCCCGGGCGTTGTCCGTCGGCTCCGAGGCAGCGTCGCGGGGCGGGGAGCAGCTGAGCCGGAGTCGCAGGGGATTTGGTTTGCCCCAAGCGCTGTGGGGTACTGGGGGGTGTCTCGTACCGGAAGCGGGACGAGGCGGCGGCGAGCCGTCAGCTAACACCCAGACCAGAAACTCCGCAAACTGAGCAACGCGCCGCGACTCGGCGCTTGTTTCCTTCCAGGAAAAGCCACACAAGTGTAACCAGTGCGGCAAAGCCTTTAACCGGAGCTCGACCCTGAACACGCACACGCGAATACATGCCGGCTACAAACCTTTCGTGTGTGAATTTTGTGGCAAAGGATTTCACCAGAAAGGTACCAGTCTCCAGCGTCCTCTCTCTTGCCCAGGGTCCCTAGGCGAGGTCAAGCGTAGGGACGATTTATGACGGAGAGGGGAGGActtgattttggttttaatttctgttaacAGGGAATTGGGGGCAATTTTAAGTGTTGCTAGTCACGACACATTTTCTGCAGCGCAGGGAAGCGGGTCAGGGCTTTCGTTTTCGGGGAAGAGCAGGGCAGCCTTTCCACGGGCAGCGACCCTTTTCCGTGCACCGCAGAGCACAGCTTCCCGCGCAGCTCGGGCTCGGCAAACGAACTTCCTGCCCTTTACCCCTCCGAGTACGAGCTAAGTTAGTTTTTATCCCCGTATTTCTGGGAAGTCAGGcaattttttccctgcagttgATGTGATTTTGGTTTATTCGATAATTCCCTTCTCGTGTGTCAAAGGAACAGCCGCGGGGAGGACGGGGAGAAAGCAGGTGTTTGCTGAGAGATTGGTGGGTCATTTTTGGCTAAAGTCGAGCTCTGGGGATGGGATAGAGTTTgggcctttttttccccctactttTTGCAGCATCCAGTTCTTAGCCCCAGGTTCCTTTGCCCTTCTCGTCTCTTTTCCAGGCAATTACAAAAACCACAAGCTGACTCACAGCGGGGAGAAACAGTTCAAGTGCAATATCTGCAACAAGGCTTTCCACCAGGTGTACAACCTGACCTTCCACATGCACACCCACAACGACAAGAAGCCCTTCACCTGCCCCACCTGTGGCAAGGGCTTCTGCAGGAACTTTGACCTCAAGAAGCACGTCCGCAAGCTGCACGACAGCGCCCTGGGACTGCCCCGGCCTCCGGCAGAGCTGGAGGGT belongs to Indicator indicator isolate 239-I01 chromosome 3, UM_Iind_1.1, whole genome shotgun sequence and includes:
- the FEZF1 gene encoding fez family zinc finger protein 1, whose amino-acid sequence is MDNSGHHTATKVLATSPARESLSSRSNMISSPKPLAFSIERIMARTPEPRSIPVPQVLHSSVAKGDPKHPLHLNSSIPCMIPFVPVAYDPLPKAAVAGAEPRKAHSDSSSSPSFNCGDLLNCALSLKGDFPRDALPLQQYKLVRPRVVNHSSFHAMGALCYFNRGDSPCHPSSSVNIHPVASYFLSSPLHPQPKAYLAERNKLVLPAVEKYPAGVAFKDLSQAQLQHYMKESAQILSEKIAYKNSEFSRSSPSSKPKVFTCEVCGKVFNAHYNLTRHMPVHTGARPFVCKVCGKGFRQASTLCRHKIIHTQEKPHKCNQCGKAFNRSSTLNTHTRIHAGYKPFVCEFCGKGFHQKGNYKNHKLTHSGEKQFKCNICNKAFHQVYNLTFHMHTHNDKKPFTCPTCGKGFCRNFDLKKHVRKLHDSALGLPRPPAELEGPDQLPLPGPPSQGPPPPLQP